The following proteins are encoded in a genomic region of Ostrea edulis chromosome 7, xbOstEdul1.1, whole genome shotgun sequence:
- the LOC125656772 gene encoding caveolin-1-like produces MDLEDRDPCELNSHVKVEFDEVLAEPAGVHSYDCCWEHCTYPCFNCSKSCMYKLLTTLLSCLIAPVCGWAFAVITFFMVWMVAPMFRGCSIVMGCCQMFVGTTVMCVCAPMFDAVALIFSRIQVGVESIQV; encoded by the exons ATGGATTTGGAAGACAGGGACCCTTGTGAATTGAATTCACATGTGAAG GTTGAATTTGATGAAGTCCTTGCAGAACCAGCCGGTGTGCACAGTTATGATTGCTGCTGGGAGCACTGTACATATCCCTGTTTTAACTGCAGCAAGAGCTGCATGTACAAATTGCTGACCACCCTTCTGTCTTGCCTCATCGCCCCCGTCTGTGGGTGGGCGTTTGCCGTGATCACGTTCTTCATGGTCTGGATGGTCGCCCCTATGTTTCGCGGTTGCAGCATTGTGATGGGATGTTGTCAGATGTTCGTGGGGACGActgttatgtgtgtgtgtgcccCGATGTTTGACGCCGTGGCGCTAATTTTCTCCAGGATCCAAGTTGGAGTGGAGTCTATTCAGGTGTGA
- the LOC125655798 gene encoding protein FAM185A-like has protein sequence MSKLYPRFPSMANILLTRSLKQFLRRGFQACYSTSSTTETQENTQRFSISNSNPGFLEGKFMAADKFGTLKVDVPFDIYIEPLNVDKYPDMNKLFVKILYDLQPEEKVDASVLVALRQCYDFDVKIKDSKDFTATGNFKSKVEYPVKCVIQLPMKFDLDVTARGCKTHITNMESERIRVEAKSERSSARSTCVLKNIKCGTVEVNATDCDVTSQKVLQGNSKITVEGHGNISTDRLQGITIQCHTETGNISSTSVYGQNNSFHSNNGNVTLSNCHGKTQVKVKSGNLKIDGLEGDLTGTIDEGNTDLYVTKPDNIAITTEKGDIKLKVQADVDASFDLRGSEVRFDSSLSFNDLKFSDDDPRFLKGNLGESTGSVAAVTEDGSISVEAHDWLKSLNLDNKL, from the exons ATGTCCAAGTTATATCCGAGGTTTCCTTCAATGGCAAATATTTTGCTGACAAGaagtttaaaacaatttttgagAAGGGGATTCCAAGCATGTTACAGCACCTCATCAACCACTGAAACCCAAGAAAACACTCAacgtttttcaatatcaaacagCAATCCTGGATTCTTAGAGGGAAAATTCATGGCTGCTGATAAATTCGGAACGTTAAAGGTCGATGTTCCGTTTGACATATACATCGAACCCCTGAATGTTGACAAATACCCAGACATGAACAAattgtttgtaaaaatattgtatGATCTCCAGCCAGAGGAGAAGGTTGATGCGTCAGTTTTAGTGGCCTTGAGACAGTGCTATGATTTCGATGTGAAGATTAAAGATAGTAAAGACTTTACTGCAACGGGGAACTTTAAGTCAAAAGTGGAGTATCCTGTCAAGTGTGTCATTCAGCTGCCAATGAAATTTG ATCTCGATGTAACGGCTAGAGGATGTAAAACTCACATTACAAACATGGAAAGTGAACGAATCCGAGTGGAGGCAAAGTCCGAACGGTCATCTGCACGCTCGACCTgcgttttaaaaaatataaag TGTGGAACTGTGGAAGTTAATGCAACAGACTGTGATGTTACGAGTCAGAAAGTTTTACAGGGAAATTCCAAGATTACAGTCGAAGGACATGGG AACATTTCTACCGACAGACTGCAGGGGATAACCATTCAATGTCACACAGAAACGGGCAACATCTCATCAACCTCAGTGTATGGACAGAATAACAGTTTCCATAGCAACAATGGAAACGTCACGCTCAGTAACTGTCATGGAAAAACTCAGGTGAAGGTTAAATCTGGAAATCTAAAAATAG ATGGTTTAGAGGGAGATTTAACTGGTACAATTGATGAAGGAAACACAGATCTCTATGTAACAAAGCCAGATAATATAGCCATTACAACTGAAAAAG GTGACATAAAATTAAAGGTTCAGGCTGATGTCGATGCTTCATTTGACCTCAGAGGGTCAGAAGTACGATTTGACAGTTCACTCTCATTTAATGATCTCAAGTTTTCTGACGATGACCCCAGATTTTTGAAAG GTAATCTTGGTGAGTCAACTGGTAGCGTCGCTGCAGTTACTGAAGATGGCAGCATTTCTGTAGAGGCACACGACTGGTTAAAATCACTTAACCTTGATAATAAATTGTAG